The nucleotide window ACGAACCGGTTGAGGACAGTGCCCATGCCCGATGACGATTATGACGACGACCGCGACGACGAAACGCGCCGCCCGGCCCGGCGCCGCCGCGGGCCGCGCAACAACACGGACGTGCCCTGCCCGGAGTGCGGCGCGCGGTCCGTGCGTCCGGGGCCGTGGCCGTGGTACCTGGGCACGATCGGGGCGATGGTGTGCCGGGCGGTGATCTGCGAAGAGTGCGGGCACGAGTACGACGAGCGGAAGCCGCACGCGCACCTCCCGACCCGCAAGCGCAACCTCGCGATCGTCATCAACCTGCTGGGGTTCGTCGGCATCGTTTCGGTGTTCGTCCTGCTCGGCGTGTGGATCTACTTCACGATGGGCCGGCGCTAACCCGTCTGCGTGATCGCATGAAACAACTGACGATTGTGGTCAAGCCCTTCCGCGCGGAGGCCGTGCTCCAGGTCATCGCCGAACTGGGCGTGACGGCGTGCGCGGTGCGCGAGGCGAAGGGGTACGGGCGCCAGAAGGGCTACCTCGACCGGTACCGCGGGTCGGAGTACAGCGCCGCGTACTTACCGAAAGTGGAGATCACCGTCTGGGCCACGGACGAGCAGGCGGCCCAACTGAAAGACCTCGTGCCCAAGGTCGCGCGGACCGGCCGCATCGGGGACGGCAAGGTCTTCGTCGTGCCACTCGCGTGGCCCGAGTCGCTCGTGTTCTGACCACATTTTCGACTCAACCTCCCCAGCCCGCACAGCCGATACAGACCGAAGAGACGGAATCCGTCGCCTTTCGGAGTGGGCCGATGCGGAAGCTGATCGCTACGGGTTTGGGCGCCGTCCTGACCGCGAACCTTGCTGCGGCGCAGCAACCACTCGTACCGATCCCGAACCCGTACCCACAACAGTCACCGACACGGCCGCTTACACCGATACCGAACCCGTTCCCGCAATCGCAGCCCGCATCGAACGTGCCCCCGAACCCGTATCCGCCGCAGGGGTTCCCGCTTCAGCCAGGCGCACAACCGCAACCGGGGTCGCTCCAACCCGCACAGCCCACCGCCTCCCCAATGCCGGGACGGCTCCCGCCACTTCCGGGCGCACAGCCGGGCGCAACGCAGAGGCAGGGGAACCAGCCGGCGGCAAGTCCGGCGACGGCACTCGGGGCGCAGATGCCGCTTCCGTACGCCGAGCAGAAGTTCGCCCTCCGTGCGACGGACGTGGCGGTGAGACGCACGACAAGCGGGTGGGAAGTGTGGGCCGGTCAGAAGGTCCTTCGAAACACCGGCGAAAGCGAAGCGAACGCTCAGGATCTCGCCCGCGTGCTGCGGGAGCTGCGCCCGACCGAGTGGGTCACCATCGGCGGCGTGAAGCCGGTGGTGGAATACGGGCTCACCAACGGGCGCCCCGCGGTCACCGGTGGCGTGGTGCCGGAAACCAAGGAGGGCGGCACGGGAGAAGTACTTCAATCGGGCGGGACGAGCACCCCGCGGCCGGGCGCCGGCGCGGCCAAGTTCGTGCGGCCGATCGACCTCCGTTCGACCCGCGTGGAACCGGTTCGCGGCGTGTGGGTGGTCCGCGACGACGACAACATCCTTCTCAACTTTGGGACGGACAAAGCGGGCGCGGAGCAGGCCGGCGCGGCGATCCAGCACTACGGGTTCAACCGGCTCGGCATTGTGGGCGCGCCGACGCAACCGACCATGAGCTACCTGTTCGCCTCGGCGGACCCGGTGAAGACCATTCCGGGCGGCACGCTGGTGGTACAAAGCCAGATCGAAGCCCTGACGCGCACCGGCATCCCGGTTCCGGGGGTGGGGTTCACGGGCGAGATGATCAAGATCGACCCGCGGCGGGTCGAGGCGCGGAAGGACGGGTTCGAGTGGGTCGTGGCGTTCGGACCGGAGGTGCTCGGGCGGTTCGGGCCGACGGAGTGGGCCGCACGCGAGGCCGTCCGCACCATCCAGGACGGGCGGTTCACCGAGTTCTGCAAGCTGGGGGGCGTCTCGGGGCTCACGTTCTTCCTCGTGGACGGTAAGCCCCCGACGCGCGTTGCGCTCGCCGCACTGGGCCGCAACCTCGATCCCAGCGCACTGAAAACGCAGCAGGTCAACGGCCGCTGGGCGGTAACGGAAAGCGGCCGCCAGTTGTTCGAGGTGGGCAGCGCCCAAGAGGGCGAGACGGTGATCCGCGTGCTCAAGGCCTTCGGGTTCGACCAGTCGGCCCACCTCAGCGCCGGCGGGGCGAAGGGCGGGATCTCGTTCTTCGTGAAGAACCGACGCTGAAATAAGTCAAAAGGTGAAAGTGAAAAGGCAAAGGCGAAGGGCAGCCTGATCGGGCCGCTTGCCTTTCCCTTTTGCCTTTTCACTTTCACCTTTTGACTTGAACCTCACCAGCCGAGCTTATCGCGGAGCTGATTGAGCCCGCCCGCCAGCGCGTCGGCGGCGGTGGGGTACGTCGCGGCGGCGTCGTCGAGCCGCTTGCCGTTGACGGTGCTGCTCACCGCGCACGCGAACTTGCCCGCGGCGGGCCGCACCTCGAGCTTGTACTGCGGGTTCCCTTCGAGCATCACGAACGTCGTTTCGGTTCGCACCCCGGGCTTCAGCGCCCCGCCGCGCGTCTGCAACCAGTCCGGTACGGTCATCGCTTTGGCTCCGTGTTCGGGTTCGCCGAAAGCATACTACTCCGGCAGCGGTTTGTCTTTCGTCTCGGGCAAGAACGGCAGCACCAGCAGCCCGACGAGGAACACCGCGCACATTGTCACGCAGGCGTACCGGAACTGGGTCGCGGTGTCGCCGGTGAACATCTTCGGCAGCTCGCCCATCACGAACAGCCCGCCGGCCGCCACCACCCGGCCCGCGTTGTAGCAGAAGCTCGTGCCGGTGCTGCGGAACTTCGTCGGGAACAGCTCCGGCAGGTAGATCGCGTACCCGCCGAACAGCGCGAGCTGGCAGAACCCCATGATCGGGATCATCCAGAAGATGTCCGACCGCGTTTGCAGAGACCAGAATGTACCCGCCGTTGAAATCGCCGCCAACACGAAGAACACCGCGAACGTCGGCCGGCGCCCGAAGATGCCCGTGACCCAACTGAACGCGAAAATGCCCAGGAACGACCCGGCGTTCTGCACCAGCGACGTGATCCCGCGCCAGCGCCCGGTTTCGCCCTTGAGCTGGTCGCCGGACAGCCCCTCCGATTTCAGCGTTTCCTCCAGCGCGAGCCCGACGAGTTTCGGAGAGAAGAACCCGATGCCCCACAGCCCGATCACCCCGGCCCCGGTGAGCAACAGGGCGAGGAACAGCCTCTTGTTCCACGGGGCCGTGGTAAAGATGCCGGTGAGCGTGCCCGTGAACTGCTGCCACGGCGACGGCCGCGCGCCGGTCGCTTCCGCGGCCCGCAGGGCGAGCCACTTCTGCGGCTCCCGCAGCGAGAACTGCACCACGACGAGCAAAAGGCCCGGCAGGATGCCGAGCAGGAACATCACCCGCCACGGGGTGAGCCACCCGTCGGGCGGGAACGCGCCCTGCTTCTGGAGCGACCCGAGGTACATGCTGGTGAGCGCGGCGGTGCAGTTCCCGAGCACGCTCGACGCCTGGAACAGCCCCAGCGCGTACGGCCGGGCATTGTCCGGCACGGTTTCGGCCAGGAGCACCACCGCGGACGCGAACGCGCCGCCCACCCCGAACCCGGTCAGCAGCCGGTAGAGCATGAAGTCCCATTCGGTGACGGATAGCGCGCTGAGCCCGGTGAAGAGGGCGTACAGACCGATGGTCGCGGTGAGCGTTTTCACGCGCCCGAGCCGGTCACCGAGCACCCCGAACCCGATCCCGCCCAGCCCCCACCCGATCAGGAACACCGCGGTGGCCCACGACCCTATGTAGCCGACTTCCGGGGACGTCGCCGGCTTGTGCATCAGCGCCGACAGGGCCGGCTCGCGGGCCAGCACGAAGAGCTGCTGGTCCATGCAGTCGAGGTCCCACGCGAGGCAGCACACGACGAACACGAACCACTGGTAACCGGTCAGGTCCCGGAGGCTGGCCCAGCCGGTGCGCGGCGCGACCGGCGCGGGTGCGGAAGAATCAACGGACATGGCAGCTCGGTACGTGGCGCGCGGGCCGGGGGCGGCCGCCCCGCGTGTGGTGAGGACAGTTCCGGAGACATTACACGGCCGCCGAACCGGAAGCCAGCATTTCCGCAAACGTGCCGCGGTCGCTATGATGAATCTTTTCCCCTTTGTGCCGGGTCCGCGGGGGTCGCGTTCCGATGACGCATGAGGATCTGTTCCCGCTGTCCATCGGGTTCCTCGGCGCCGGCCAGATGGCCACGGCCCTCGGGGCGGCGTGGGCGAAGGCCGGGCTCCTCGACGCGGCGCGAAGCCGGGCGGCGGACCCGTACCCCGAGACGCGCGCGAAGTTCCAGGCCGCCACCGGCATCGAGACGGTCGCGTCGAACGCCGCCGTGGCCGCGCAGTGCGACGTGCTGGTCGTGGCCGTGAAGCCGCACAACGTCTCGGCGGTCGCGGCCGAGATCAAGCCCGCGCTGGAGCCCCGGCACTTCGTCATCTCGATCGCCGCGGGGGTCACCCTGGACACGCTCGCGGCCGAATTCGGCACCGCGCGGCTGGCCCGCGTGATGCCCAACACCCCGTGCCTGGTAGGCGCGAGCGCGAGCGGGTACGCCACGCGGAACCCGCAGCCGGACAACACCGACACCGCTCTCGTCGGGAAGCTGTTCGGCGCGGTGGGCCAGGCGTTCCACCTGCCCGAAAACCTGCTCGACGCCGTGACCGGCCTGAGCGGCAGCGGCCCCGCCTACGTGTACATGTTCATCGAGGCCCTGGCCGACGGCGGCGTGAAGTCCGGCCTGCCGCGGCCGGTGGCCCAGGCGCTCGCGGCCCAAACGGTCCTCGGCGCCGCGAAGATGGTGCTCGAAACCGGCCTGCACCCGGGCGCGCTCAAGGACGCCGTCGCGAGCCCCGGCGGCACCACGATCGCGGGCATCCACGAGTTGGAGCGGTCCGCGTTCCGCGCCGCGGCCATCGGCGCGGTCGAGGCCGCCGCGCGGCGCGCCGGGGAGTTGGGGAAGAAGGAATAAAAGAGTTCACCGCAGGGGGCACGTGAGCGGGCAAAAAACAGAAGCCGAGCACGGCCCATGTTTTCTTGCGTCCGCGCGTGCCCCCTGCGGTGAAGCAGTTACTGGTTCCACAAATGACAAACGAACTGGTCCTGATTCTCGACTTCGGCTCGCAGTTCGGGCAACTGATCGCCCGGCGGGTGCGCGAGTTGAACGTGTTCTGCCAGGTGGTGCGGCACGACATCTCCGCGGCCCGCGTGAAGGAGCTGAACCCGAAAGGGATCATCCTCTCCGGCGGCCCCGCGAGCGTGTACGAGCCGGGCGCGCCGCACTGCGACCCCGCGGTCTTCGACCTCGGCATCCCGGTGCTCGGCATCTGCTACGGGATGCAGCTCGCGTGTCACTTCCTGGGCGGCAAGGTGGGCGGCGCGGCCCACACCCGCGAGTACGGCCGCGCGACCCTGAGCGTGACCGACCCGGACACCATCTTCAAAGGCTACCCGCCCGAGTCGATCGTGTGGATGAGCCACGGCGACCAGGTGCAGAACGTGAGCGGCGACTTCGTGCCGCTCGCGGCCACGGACGCCTGCCCGCTGGCGGCGGTGAAGCACACCTCGCGCCCCATCTTCGGTCTCCAGTTCCACCCGGAGGTGGCCCACACCCCGCACGGCGGGCAGATTCTGGCGAACTTCCTCCGCGACGTGTGCGGCTGCTCCGGCCAGTGGAAGATGACCGCGTTCATCGAGAACACGGTCGCCGAGATCCGGCGCAAGGTCGGCAACAAGCGCGTCATCTGCGGGCTGTCCGGCGGGGTCGATTCGAGCGTCTGCGCGGCCCTGCTGGTGAAGGCCATCGGGCCGCAGGTGGCGTGCATCTACGTCGACAACGGCCTCATGCGAGAGGGCGAAACGGAGCTGGTGAAGCACACGTTCCGCGACTGGTTCAAGGCCGACCTGCACGCGGTGGACGCGGGCGAGCGGTTCCTGACGGCGCTCGCCGGGGTCACCGACCCGCAGCAGAAGCGCAAGATCATCGGGAAGGTGTTCATCGACGTGTTCAAGGAGGAGGCCAAGAGCATCCCCGACGCCCACTTCCTCGCCCAGGGCACCCTGTACCCCGACGTGATCGAGAGCGGCGGCTCCCCGGACGGCCCGGCGGCGACGATCAAGCTGCACCACAACGTCGGCGGGCTGCCCGCGGAGCTGGGGTTCGAGCTGATCGAGCCGCTGCGCGACCTGTTCAAGGACGAGGTGCGGCACCTGGGCACCGAACTCGGCCTGCCAGAAGACGTGGTGTGGCGCCACCCGTTCCCCGGGCCGGGGCTCGCGGTGCGGTGCCTCGGCGAGGTGACCGATCCGAAGCTCCAAACGATCCGCAAGGCCGACACGATCTTCCTGGAAGAGCTGCGCAAGGCCGGTTGGTACCGGAAGACCTCACAGGCGTTCGCGGTGCTGCTGCCGGTTCAGAGCGTCGGCGTGATGGGCGACGGGCGCACCTACGAGAGCACCATCTGCTTGCGGTGCGTGCAGACCGACGACTTCATGACCGCGGACTGGTCCCGCCTGCCCGAGGACCTGCTCGCCCGGACCGCCACGGCGATCATCAACCGGGTGAAGGGCATCAACCGCGTGGTGTACGACATCAGCAGCAAGCCGCCCGCCACGATCGAGTGGGAGTAATCGGCGTTTGGAACGCGGAGTAAGGCCGTATTCACCGCAGAGAGCACGAGAGGGCGCAGAGAAGACCGGGGCAAAGCGATATCGCAATCCCACTCGATTTCGATGTTCGGCGGCGCGTGGCTTTCTCAAGCTCACTCTTGCTATTATTGCCTTCTCTCTGCGCCCTCTCGTGCTCTCTGCGGTGAATCCTGTATTTGGAAAGCCACAACGGTGGAGGCGTTCCAGCCGTGCGAGCCGACATCTGCGCGTCCGACGACTACGCCACCCGCGACCGCCTCCTCGCGGCCATTTACGAGTTGGGCGGCGCACCGGAGGGGGACACCGAAGCCATCGGCATCGGGTTGCACCGCTACTTGTTCCCGGCGGGCGAGGTGACGGTGTTCGCGGACGCGTGGCTGGTGGACGTGGAAGGCCCGGACCAGTTGGTACGTGACCTCCTACAGTTAATCTCCGCCGGGGAACGCGGTTAAAACTATCCCCCTCTCACCACAAGGAACACGCCGATGATGGCTTGGCCGACGATGATTTGCGGCGCGCTGCTGGTTCTGGTCGGGATCGTGGGCTACGGCACCTCGGAGGTGCAACCGCCGCCGGTAACGGCGCTGATCCCGGCGTTCTTCGGTGCCGCGCTCGTGCTGTGCGGCGCGCTGGCGTTCAACGACAAGATCCGCAAGCACGTGATGCACCTCGCGGCGATGATCGGCCTCCTCGGCGCGCTCGGCGGGTTCATGCCACTCGTCCGCCAGATCAGCAAAACCGGCGAGTTCGACCCGACGAAGAAGTCGGCGATCTCCGGCGAACTGATGATTCTGGTGTGTGTGGTGTTCGTCGGATTGTGCGTGAACTCGTTCATCCAGGCGCGGAAGGCCCGCAAGGCGCGGGAGTCCGCGGAGGCGAGCGGTGCGCCCGCGGCGTAACCGCCTGCCGGCCGGGACGTATCAAAGAGTGGCCCGTGGTGTGCAACCGCGGGCTCATTTCGGAAAGACAGCGGTCGCAGATTTACGGAACAGATCGCGCCCCCCCCGCGTGGCAAACCATTCCGGTCCGGTCGTACTTACGGCCCCCCCCATCAGGCCACACGAACGCTTGGCTGCATTCACGCGACCTTCACGCTATGCAGAGGCCACAACAGTAGTCTTGCAGATCTGCCTCAAGGCCGGTACAAATCTGCAGATTTGTACCGGCCTTGAGGCGGCAAGGACGGTCCTTAGCACACCAAACACTGGTTCGGCCACCCGAGGGCTTCGGGCGGTGGTGGGCTTCGATGCTGGTTTTGCTCTCGCCCGACTCGGACGAACTGGAGGGAACATGCGTACCTTCGCCCTCGGCTGGATGGTAGTGTTCGCGCCCACGCTATCGAGTGCACCCGTTCCGCGGCCAGCTATCGACCCCAACTTGGTCGGGCGATGGAAAATGGTGGGCTACTCCCCAGATCTCTCGAAAACGCCGATTCGGCCGTCTTTCTTGCCGGTGGGCATCGACCTGGTGTATGTGTTCCGTGACGACGGCCGTCTCGAACTGCGGAACGAGTTCTCATATGCTTCTCCGGATGTGCGCACAGGGACATACGAGGTCTTCCACTCCGAAGTCCGCCACACGGCTACTTGGGACAGAGATCGGGGGAAGGTGCTGACCATGCGGATTGAGCGCTTGTCTCCGGGCCGCGTGGTGCTGACCGAGGACGGCACTACGCTCGAATTCGAGCGCATTGAGATCGCCCCCGCCCCGCGCGCTGTGGTTGGCAAGTGATCCATGTGCGGCCGCAACCGCAGCACCAAAGGCAGCCGAACCCGGGACCGCACACGACACCGCCATCTGATTTGGAACGCACCGCTCATCCGATGAGGGCGGTGCCGGTGAACTTGTAACCCGGTGCCCTGTAGAAGCCGGATGAGCGCTCGCAAGGAGAATAGGTGGTGACAAGGATGCTGACGGCAGTTTTCTCTCTTGCCTTCGTGCTTACAACAGGTTCGGCAACCCCCGTGCCCAAAGAAGCCGACTGCCCGGCCGCCTACTATCCAACAAAAATTGGCACCAAGTGGTCTTATGACTGCAGGGGCGTTCGCCCCCGGAACTCAGGGGAGATGGTGGTCAGAAACGTTGAACGGAAAGGCAATGACACCGTAGTGACGACCGAGTTCGAGGACGGCGGCCAGTGGCGTGTGGGGGAAAAGATGCTGGTGTCCAGCCGCGGGCTGTTTGTCTTGGAACGTGGCGGCAGCACGTTCGACCCGCCGGTCTGCCTGCTCAAGTTGCCCCACAAGCCGGGCGCGCAGTGGGAGACGGTGACGAAGTTTGGGGACAGCGAGATCCGGTTCAAGCATAAGGCGCTTCGCCCCGAGTTGGTCCGGGTCGCGGCCGGGCGGTTCGAGGCGCTCCCCGTCGTCGAGCACATGCAATTCGTCGACTCGGACGCGAAACTGTGGCCAAATACGCACTGGTACGCCCCGGGCGTTGGGCGCGTCAAACAGACCAATGAGGGCGGGCTGCGATACTTAATGGAGTCGTTCACCCCGCCTGAGAGGTAGTCTGAGGCTGAGGCGGTGCCCGGCGCGGCATCTGACACCGCCGGCTGATTCGGGACGCACCGCCCATCCGGTGATGACGGTGCAGGTGGTCTTACTGTTCGGCACCTCGGGGCAGCCAGTGAGCGACAGGATGTTCGTGATGCAAGTCGTTGTGGCGGTGGAGGGCCTGTGGTTCGCCCCCGGCACGGACGGCCCGCCGGTCCGGTCCCAGCGGCGGCACCGTATCGACGCCCAGTTGTTCGCGGCCCCCGACGCGGAGGCAGCGTACCGCACGGCCGTCGCGTGGCTGCCGGGGTTCTCGGACAAAAACCACGATGGTCCCGGCGAGTCGACCCGGATGTTCGCCATCGGCCTCCACCAGTTGGAGGAGGTTCTCCCCCGCCGGAGCGAGTTATCAACCGCGGTGGGCGAGCCGTATGGAGTGGACGTGGGCGGGTACGCACCGTCCGACGTAGACAGCGATGGGGTAAGCGTTCACGGGTGATGCGGCAGTGTATCAACAGTTGGCGAGTAGCGGATTCACAACGTTCTGTTGTTGAGCTTCAGCTGGAACGAGCGTCGGTGCCTTCGCGCCGGTCCGGTGTGCGGTGACGGCGTCGATGAGGAACGCCAAGACGTTGCGCTTCTGGCGGCGGCACGAGGCGATCACCGTGAGGATTCGTTCCACGAACCGGCTCCCGCGTTCGCTGTCGGTCCCGAAGCTGGTTTTGCGCCAGCACACGGCGTGACGCACCTCACGCTCGGCCGCGTTGTTGGTCGGTTCCACGCCGACGACACGCGCGAACGTCCACAACGACGCCTCGACCGACAACAGTTCCGCGCAGGTCGTGGCGGTCTTGGCGCAGCCGCACGCCGCCCCGTTCCGCAGGTGCGTGCCGACCTGACGACGCAACGCGGGGATGTAGGTCGAGCGACATGTGGACCGCGCGAGGGTTCCGTCCCGGACCCGATACCAGTTCTCGAACAGGGCGTCCGAACACGCCAACAGAGCCGCGCCGATCGCCTGTCCGGAACCGCCCCGGTCGATCATCGCCTGGAAATCGCGTCGCAGGTGCGCCCAGCAGAGTTGACGCTTGTACTTGTCGAGGTGCGTGTACACCGGATACCGGTCCGTCGTATGCACGGCCGTGGACCCGGCACGCAGGTCATCAAAGGCGGCCCGGCCCCGGGTCCGGCGGATCAGGAACGCCACCACGAACGTGGTCACGGCGGCCCACAGCCAGGCCCGCTGACGCCCCTGCTTCCAACCGGTCTCGTCCACGTTGGCCGGGTGCCCGCGGGTGTACACCAGGGCCTGTTCGGCCACCGGCTTCAGCGCCTCGGCGGTTCGGTGCTGGAGCTTGCACACCATGGCCGGGCTCAGGGGCAGGCCGAACAGATCGTCGAACAGTTGGCTCGTGCCCCGCTTGCCCAGACGGCACGAGCCGGTGAGAAGCGCGGCCACCGCCTGCGCCCGGGGGCCGTATCCGGTGCGCGCCTCCGACGGCACCGCGGGCACCGTGGTCGTGCCGCAGTGGGGGCACCGGAGCCGGTGGCACCGATACTCGGTCACGTGGGGTTTGATAACGGGCAACTCGTGGACCTGATGAATGGCCGGAGCCGGATCGTCCCCGGCCAGCGACCGCGAGCAGTCCCGGCACACGGACGGCTTGAGGGTCCGGATCTCATCGGGTGGCAGGAGCGTGCGCTCGGCTTTGGGATGCCCCGGTTGCCCGCCCCGACGCTTCCCCGAAGGGGCCTTGGGCGGGGCCAGTTTCACCTGCGGAGGATCGGACGAGGGCGGCTTCGACGAGTTGGTGGAGCTCTGGTTGAGTCGGGCCTTGAGTTCGGCGACCTCGGCCACCAGAGCAGTGATCGTGGCCTCCAAGGCGCGAATATACGCCACCACCGCCGGTGGTAAGTTATCGGGCAGTTCCGGCGGTTGAGGAACAGGCGTCATGACGTCTGCTCGATTACGGAACATGCCCGCTTGTGGCAACCGCGTATCCAAACGGGCTAAAATGACGGGCAAAAGCGGGTGGCGCACCCCCATGAACGCTTACGCGATGGAATCCCCCGGGTTCTCGACCAGGACGAGCTTGAGGTGTTCCGCGTGATGCGACTGCTCCGGCCCCACACCGAAGCTACAGACACCGAACCCGCAGCGGCACCTGACCGCGGCTCGTAGGTTGTTCTCAGACCGTGGTGCGGCGTGCGTGACCGGTAAGTTGTAAGTTCGGCACAGAGGGCGTTCGATGGCTTGGATCGCGATGGGAGCAATCTTCCTCACCGGCGGGGCGGTAGTGTGGGAGGGAGCCAAGGGCCTTCGCGAACCTACCCCAGGACAGGAGAGGAAAACTTCCAAGGGAACGGCTTACACGACCATCGTAGTCGGGGTACTGATTATGATCGTGGGAGCGGTGACACCCTTCGTTGCGTTCTGACCCGTTGCGAGGCCGATCTTTCGCGCCGCCGTAATGTTGAAACCGGCCGCACCGAACCCGATCTGACGGCACTGTCTTACGCAAATGGGTCCGGCCGCGCGGCCCGGGTGGCTACACACAACCGCGATACGTTCGGAATCGTAATCCAGTAGCTTCAAGTTCCAGGTGCCACGTTCCACGTGAAAGCCAAGGCACACGAATAGCCTGGGGCTTTTGCCGAGCCGGTTCCCAACTTGAAACTTGGAACTTGAAACTACTGTAATCGGCTTGGAGATCCGAACAACCGGCCGACCGCGTGTAGTCCAGCAAGTCATCGCTACGGACGCGGAAGGCACTGTTGGCGCGTTGCCGGTGGTTCATCACGCAACGGGTTGATTGAGTACGAATTCGGGTACGGCAGATACACAACTCTAAAGCGAACGTTGAGACCATGCACGGCTCGACAGGCCCCCCGGCGCAGCCGGCGGAGTAGCACTCGGGTGTGCCAGGATCGCGGCCGGGCGCCGAGCCCGCACGGACTTAAAATCACTGGAACCTGTTGAATATTAACGTTCCGCAAGGCTGAGATGTTGCGCCCGCCGGTGGACGGTGCGCCGGTCACCGCGCCATTCAACCACA belongs to Gemmata obscuriglobus and includes:
- the proC gene encoding pyrroline-5-carboxylate reductase, producing the protein MTHEDLFPLSIGFLGAGQMATALGAAWAKAGLLDAARSRAADPYPETRAKFQAATGIETVASNAAVAAQCDVLVVAVKPHNVSAVAAEIKPALEPRHFVISIAAGVTLDTLAAEFGTARLARVMPNTPCLVGASASGYATRNPQPDNTDTALVGKLFGAVGQAFHLPENLLDAVTGLSGSGPAYVYMFIEALADGGVKSGLPRPVAQALAAQTVLGAAKMVLETGLHPGALKDAVASPGGTTIAGIHELERSAFRAAAIGAVEAAARRAGELGKKE
- a CDS encoding IS66-like element ISGob4 family transposase, giving the protein MTPVPQPPELPDNLPPAVVAYIRALEATITALVAEVAELKARLNQSSTNSSKPPSSDPPQVKLAPPKAPSGKRRGGQPGHPKAERTLLPPDEIRTLKPSVCRDCSRSLAGDDPAPAIHQVHELPVIKPHVTEYRCHRLRCPHCGTTTVPAVPSEARTGYGPRAQAVAALLTGSCRLGKRGTSQLFDDLFGLPLSPAMVCKLQHRTAEALKPVAEQALVYTRGHPANVDETGWKQGRQRAWLWAAVTTFVVAFLIRRTRGRAAFDDLRAGSTAVHTTDRYPVYTHLDKYKRQLCWAHLRRDFQAMIDRGGSGQAIGAALLACSDALFENWYRVRDGTLARSTCRSTYIPALRRQVGTHLRNGAACGCAKTATTCAELLSVEASLWTFARVVGVEPTNNAAEREVRHAVCWRKTSFGTDSERGSRFVERILTVIASCRRQKRNVLAFLIDAVTAHRTGAKAPTLVPAEAQQQNVVNPLLANC
- a CDS encoding P-II family nitrogen regulator — its product is MKQLTIVVKPFRAEAVLQVIAELGVTACAVREAKGYGRQKGYLDRYRGSEYSAAYLPKVEITVWATDEQAAQLKDLVPKVARTGRIGDGKVFVVPLAWPESLVF
- a CDS encoding MFS transporter, whose translation is MSVDSSAPAPVAPRTGWASLRDLTGYQWFVFVVCCLAWDLDCMDQQLFVLAREPALSALMHKPATSPEVGYIGSWATAVFLIGWGLGGIGFGVLGDRLGRVKTLTATIGLYALFTGLSALSVTEWDFMLYRLLTGFGVGGAFASAVVLLAETVPDNARPYALGLFQASSVLGNCTAALTSMYLGSLQKQGAFPPDGWLTPWRVMFLLGILPGLLLVVVQFSLREPQKWLALRAAEATGARPSPWQQFTGTLTGIFTTAPWNKRLFLALLLTGAGVIGLWGIGFFSPKLVGLALEETLKSEGLSGDQLKGETGRWRGITSLVQNAGSFLGIFAFSWVTGIFGRRPTFAVFFVLAAISTAGTFWSLQTRSDIFWMIPIMGFCQLALFGGYAIYLPELFPTKFRSTGTSFCYNAGRVVAAGGLFVMGELPKMFTGDTATQFRYACVTMCAVFLVGLLVLPFLPETKDKPLPE
- the guaA gene encoding glutamine-hydrolyzing GMP synthase, with the protein product MTNELVLILDFGSQFGQLIARRVRELNVFCQVVRHDISAARVKELNPKGIILSGGPASVYEPGAPHCDPAVFDLGIPVLGICYGMQLACHFLGGKVGGAAHTREYGRATLSVTDPDTIFKGYPPESIVWMSHGDQVQNVSGDFVPLAATDACPLAAVKHTSRPIFGLQFHPEVAHTPHGGQILANFLRDVCGCSGQWKMTAFIENTVAEIRRKVGNKRVICGLSGGVDSSVCAALLVKAIGPQVACIYVDNGLMREGETELVKHTFRDWFKADLHAVDAGERFLTALAGVTDPQQKRKIIGKVFIDVFKEEAKSIPDAHFLAQGTLYPDVIESGGSPDGPAATIKLHHNVGGLPAELGFELIEPLRDLFKDEVRHLGTELGLPEDVVWRHPFPGPGLAVRCLGEVTDPKLQTIRKADTIFLEELRKAGWYRKTSQAFAVLLPVQSVGVMGDGRTYESTICLRCVQTDDFMTADWSRLPEDLLARTATAIINRVKGINRVVYDISSKPPATIEWE